In the Drosophila teissieri strain GT53w chromosome 3R, Prin_Dtei_1.1, whole genome shotgun sequence genome, GAGCAGTGCTGATAACGCCAAGGCCTCCTCGGTATAAATAGTTATGGAACCCAATGGGATTGTGTAATATTTCTTGATTTGCTAACCCACAGAGTCGGGGAACTTTGAGGCGGaagacgcagcgcaagattCTCACCCACCATCTGTACTTTTGCATGCGCGATTTTGGCCATCGGATTGGTGGCGATGATGCGGAGGTCTACTTCTTCCTCTATGATGGCAGTCACATGCGACCGCTGTCCGAACGGTTTCTGGTCAAGATCTCCAAGGATGGTTTCTCCAACTACATTGAACGGTTGCACAGCAACTGCACGGTGTTCACTGATCTGGGTAAGGCATTCATCATATTAACATAGTCTAAAAGCAAATGAAgtccaataaaaatgtattataatcTTAATATTCTTGTAACCCATTTAATATCTTCAGGTGCCGCTGATCTCAATGAGGAACTTCACCTGGTTGCCGTGGTCATGCGCGTGGGCAAGATCATTCAGTCGGACTCTATCAAGAAGATCGAGAAGGGTGGCACATTGGGTCATGGTCCAACCTTCCGTCGACCATTTGGAGTGGGTGTTCTCTCGCTGGCCGACATTGCGCACTTCGATAGCAGTCTGGAGCAGTCCTCCGATGAGCGGGAGTACAACTTCAAGCTGTTCCAGTGCGAGGAGAAGGACTTTCACCTGCTGCCCGAGCTGATTATCAAGAAGTCGAGTGGAAAGTACTCGCCCATCCAAACGAGTCAGGGAACTCAGGGCATTGTTGTGTCTCTGAAACTCCTGCACGGTGGACTGGGTCAGGCGCGGCAGGAGCAACCGCTGCTCTTCCAGGGCTCTACGATAACCAGGAAGATGGGCTTCCCGGATGTCATCATGCCCGGAGATGTCCGCAACGATCTCTTCCTCACGCTGGAGCGCGGTGAATTCGAGCGCGGTGGAAAGAATACGGGGAAGAATATCCTCGTGACGGTTGTGGTGCTCGATGTTGCGGGTAATGTACTCACCGACTGCCTTTGGGGTGCCTCCGGCATGGAATCCCAGCCGCAGTACCGGTCCATGATCCTGTATCACCAGAATGCTCCCAGTTGGAATGAGATGTTGCGCCTCAGCGTGCCGATCGACAAGTTTTCCACGGCCCATGTGCGGTTTGAGTTCCGGCACTGTTCGACGAGGGATAAGACGGAACCGAAGCTGTTCGCCTTCAGCTTTGCCAGACTAATGGACACCGGTGGTGCCACTTTGGGCGACGGCCAGCACGAGTTGTATGTGTACAAGTGCGAGGATCCCGCGAAGCTTCAGGCCTCCAACTATCTGCGGTTGCAGTGTAGACCTCGCGATGCACAGGCCAAAATGGATTGTGGCGGCTGCTTCAGTCGCAGCTCCAAGGAAGTGTTCGTCCTGCGCTCCCTGCTCTGCTCCACGAAACTGACCCAGAACGCCGACCTTCTATCGCTGCTGCAGTGGCGCACCTATCCCGAAACGATCCAGGACTCGCTGACGGGAGTCCTGCGGCTGAACGACGAAGAGCTGGTCAAGTTCCTGCAGGACGTGCTGGACGCCCTGTTTGCCATGTTCTCCAATGAGGAGGGTAACAGCACCCAGCACTCGGGCCTGGTCTTCCATGTCCTCGTGAGCATCTTCAGTCTGTTGCAGAGCAACAAGTTCCAACATTTTCGCCCGGTGATGAACGAGTACATCGAGAATCACTTTGCGGCCGCATTGGTTTACAAAGGACTCATCACCTCAGTGGAGCACATGGCCGTGTTCATGACCAAGGCCGAGCACCCGGACCCATTCCAGAAGTGCTTCGGTTCCCTGGAGTATATATTCAAGTTGCTAATCCAGTCGAGGAAACTGTTTGCCAGGGCAACAGGTGGGCAGTATGAGGACTCGTTCAAGCGGGACCTCCACTCCCTTTTTACGGCCCTCAATGGAATGCTGGCTGTGCCCTCGTACGATGTCATCATTCCCACCCAGGAGGCACTGCTCAATTCGACGGGAGTGGTGCTGGAACAATTGAAGGACACGCTCCCCGCTCCGGAGTTGGGCATGCTGGCGCGGAATATGCTGGACGCCATTCCCCGGGGAGCTCCCATTCGGTTAATTCAGGCGAAATTGCATGCTGTCAAGGATCTGGTGTCTGGGGAGTTGTTCCACGAGGATGGTATGACACACTAGTTGAAAGTAATATCCGAATTGCCTAATTTACAACTCAATTTCAGATTCCCGCACTGTGGTTCTTTCGGTGGCCTGCAAGCACCTGCGCATGCATCTCAGTCGCCGGGATGAGCTGCGTCTGTGTGCTGAGATTCTCTCGGAGATTCTCAGCCAACTGTACGATTTACAGAAGGAGCAGCGCGACAAGGTGACCAACACCCTACAGCACGATCTGGACTCGCTGTGCAAGAATATACTGGGCATACTGATCCGTACCATTAGCATCATAATGGAGGGATCCAATGCAGTGCTGCCGCAGTTGGTTTCCTGTCTCTTGGgcttgctgcagctgctcgacGAGACCCACTACAAGCGCTACTGGGACGAGCTGAGTCCCAACAAAGATCCGCGGGATCTGAAGGAGTTCCTGAGCAAATCACTGCTGGTGTACGAGGAACTGCTGACCCAGGACTGGCATGTGTTCCCCAACGATTGGCTGGTGATGAAGCTGGCCGCCAACGATGTGCTGCGCATGTCGCTGGAGGAGTTCGCCAAGCCGCTGGTCTACAGATTCTTGGGACCCCAGGCCTTTGACTCGCAGCTCTGGTGGAGCTACTTCAGTCTGGCTGTTGCCTTCTTGACACAGCCCTCCCTGCAGTTGGAGCAATATAGGGAGCCCAAGAGGCTGAAGATACTCCACTCGCATGGGGACATGCGAGTGCTCATGGGCTTCCAGATACTCAGCATGTGGTCGCAGCTGGGCGAGCAGAAGCTGCACTTTATCCCATCGATGGTGGGTCCATTCCTGGAGGTCACTTTGGTACCGGAGCCAGCTCTGCGAAAGGCCACTCTTTCAGTCTTTTACGACATGATGCAGTGCGAGCAGGTGGGTTGTTGGGACTTTTATCGTTTTAAGCATGGGTAATTAATGTGAATCTGCTCGAGCAGGCTGCCCGTGGTTCGTTCCGCCTGGTGGAGAGCGAACTGATTGACAAGCTGGACCTGCTCATCAGCGAGAACAAGGGTGACGACGAGTACAGGGAACTGTTCAGCACCATGTAAGTTGCGAAACATGCTTTACGGCAATATGTTGTTCATAAATGTTTGTAAATGTctgtaaatatacatatatgactCACTTCACACTCATTGCAATCGCCATCCATAAAAAGGGAACATCTCAGCTTGGTGTAAGTTCAACTCAGTGCAATTTTTTCCTTGCCTTTAAAGTAGTTCTTTCCGCTAGTCCATTTGTTgtctattttatttgtttgtaatcCTTACCCTTTGCCGTTGTTTAAGACGTTAACTAATTCCATTTATTATGTGCCATCAGCTTGCTGGAGAAAGTCCAGGTGGAGAACCCCAACTGGAAGGAGGCTGGCATCGCTTTCATAGCCTCAGTCACCAGACTTTTGGAGCGCCTTCTGGACTATCGTAGCGTAATGCAGGGCGAGGAGAACCGGGATAAGCGCATGACCTGCACGGTTAATCTGcttaatttttacaaaaacgaaatcaacCGGAAGGAGATGTATCTGAGGTGAGTCGATGAGCGGATGAGCGGCGTCTTTCAgtttctaatttaatttttacacCTGCAGATACATCTACAAGCTGCACAACCTGCACCTGCAGGCAGAGAATTACACAGAGGCTGGCTTCACTCTGAAACTGTACGCCTCCATGCTGAGTTGGGATCGGGAGACCCAGAGCTTTGCCCCCTTCGATAATAGTGGTCAGCCAGAGTGGCAGCGCAAGGAGCGTCTATACCACGAGGTTAACCACTACCATCTCTACCATCCATGGAATATCGACTAAACCTTAATTATGTCTTGCAGATCCTTAAATACTTCGACAAGGGAAAATGCTGGGAAAAGGGTATTCCACTGTGCAAGGAGCTGGCTCAACTATACGAAACCCGCCGTTTTGACTACAACAAGTTGAGTGAAATACTAATTCAGGAGGCCAAGTTCTTCCAGAATATCCTTACTCAATTGCGACCAGAACCGGAGTACTTCCGGGTGGGATTCTACGGAATGGGACTGCCACTTTTTGTGCGGGTATGCTTAATGCTTTAAAAatcatattaatttaattcacttATTCAATATAATATTGCAGAACAAGCAATTTGTGTACCGTGGACTGGAGTACGAGAGAATTGGAGCCTTCACACAGCGACTGCAAACGGAGTTTCCTAGTGCTCAGATCCTGGGCAACAACAGTCCGCCGGACAATGCCATTCTGAATGCTCCGGAACAGTACATACAGATCAGCAATGTAAGACCAGTTGGGGATGCACAGGCCTTGAAGACCGCAATGGTTCCAGTGCCGGAGAAAATAGCTCGTTTCTACGAGGTCAACGATGTGACCCGATTTATCTACGACCGCCCCATGTACAAGGGAACAGTGGACAAGGACAATGAGTTCAAGTCGTTGTGGATAGAACGCACCATTCTAGAGATTGCTAGTCCACTGCCAGGAATTCTACGCTGGTATGAGGTGAAACAGAAGACGATGCAGGAGCTAACGCCGGTGGAGTATGCTTGCGAGATTATCAGCAATGCTGGCAAGGAACTGTCGGAGCTGATTGTGCAATATAAGCGCGATCCCAAGAGGAATATTAATCCCTTCTCCATGCGTCTGCAGGGCACAATCGATGCCAATGTCATGGGCGGTATAAGCAAGTACCAGGAGGCTTTCTTCTCCGAGCAGTTCCTCAAATCGCCACAAGGTGCTGGACAGCAAGCAAATGTCCAGCGGCTGAAGGTACTGATCCTGGAGCAGATCCAGATTCTGGAGCAAGCCCTCGAGCTGCATGGACAGCTGGCGCCCAGTGGAGTCCAGCCTCTGCACAATCGCCTATTGGAACGCTTTTCCCAGCTCAAGCAAAGTTTATCCGGCATGGGCAGACTGAAACGTCAGCACTCCGAGAGCATTGTAAATACTCCTTTACCACCGTTGCCTACAGAGCAGCGAGTGGCCCAGGCGACAGCTTCCTCAAGCGTAAATGCTAATGCCCACAGCAACTATGTATATGATCTCGATGAGATCTACACGAGACCGGGAGACACCGTTCGACCCGTGGACCCACTCAGTTCCTACCAAACGCTGAGTAAGGAGAGTCTGAGCATTCCTCTGgaggatgctgctgctcctccagtgCCAAATCGTCCACGCTCGCAGAACTTTATGGCAAACGGATCCATCGACAGCCCGGAGGTCCCGCCAAAGCGACAACCGACATTAAATTCTCCCAATGCTCCTCCGCTGCCTCCGCGGGGAATTACACCGGACAAGAGGGCGTCGAATCCATTGATTTTCAATGACTTTGGCTCTGGAGATGCTGTGGGTCGTCGCCAttctcagcagcagcaacagcatggCCACAAGTACTCCGTCGTTGATATTAGCTACGATGATCCAGAGGCAGATCAGCAGCCGCACTCGCTGCCCCCGAACTTCCAGGACGGAAGCGGTGGTCACCTGAGCGTCTGCTTTGCCCCCAATGATTTCCGGGACTCCGGCATATCGACGACTAGCTCCAGGGAACTGAACCACATGAATCTCAATAACCTGAGCGAAGACTCATCGTCGATCTCGACCATTACCGTGCAGCATCGGGAACACTGTCGCATCAGCAGCAATGGCAGCTTGGACTATAATGCCACAGCATCAATGAACATAACGCAACGGGAGAGTTCGACTAGTTCGTTTGATGTGGAGGACTTTCcagtgccgccgccgcccattCCGCCCAAATCCTTGGCCGTGTCAAGCAATGGGGTCAACATTTCAGTCGATGAGGCACACTCACCGCATCCCAGCACACAAGCGAACACCACACAACTCAATCACAGTCAGAACCCAAATCAGTATCATTCCACAAACAGTcaccatcatcagcagcagcagaatggagatggcgatggtTATAGCACGTTGCAGCATCCGGTGAACGGGCTGGGGCTGGCTACCcttccaccaccacctcctgcTGTTGAAGCGCCACTACCGGCATCTGCAATCGCCTCATCTTCATCTAGTCATCAGCACGATGGCGGCACTTTTTGAGTTACAATATGTCGCTGCCATCATCCACCCGATCAGCCCCATCAGCCACACAAGCCATCCTCATCCACGTCGACCTCGGACAGCACGGCCACGGATACGGCATCGGAATCCACGGACTCCAGTTCGTCCACTCATTCGATgacgccgccaccgcctccccCACCGCCGCCATCATCCTTCACTCACTTGCACCATCAGATGGCAGCCACAACTCACTACTGCCAGGATTGTCTGTCCTCGCCGTCGCCCCCACCCACAATCATCACGGAGCAGGCACAAGTGCATCCCACTCCGGGTGTGACCTCAGCGCAGCCCCACATCGAGCACTGCTCGTGTGGATTGAGTTTTTCGGTGGTACAGGATCAGCAGGAGCAGTTTCCCAGGCTACTCCCCACGAGGTACTCAACGCTGGAGCGGCAGTCCGATGGCTTTCAGGTGGAGCAGGTGTCCGGCTgccagcatcatcatcaccagcacAGCCCGTTGTATCATCTTCCCCAAGGCAGTCAGGATGCACATGCTCAGACGGATTTTACCTACGCGCAGCGCTGAAAGCTATATCTATAGAACAAGTTAGGGGTCCTGCCGACCCACAGAGAGTGAGATTAAATTTCGCTAAGTTTTTACGATTATTGTTTACCTTTGATTTTAGAAATGCTCTTGATGGAACTCACGttcttttaaactatttttactCTGATTATTTTTGGTGCCAAATTTTTGCTGCAAGTCCAAAGCgcaatataaacaaatgttgTAATGATATAGGTTgcatatacaattttaataattttaatattattttattttatatataattatttacgGGGAATTGTCGCTAAAGTTACTAAGAAGAATGTTTAGATAAGAGAATAAAgatgaaatgtttttatattgaATGAGAATATCAAATACTGAAACCAAAATACAGAACGCTAATCAAAATCGATCAacgcaaaatatatatacactgaAAACAAAGCAGGACACCGACAAAATGTGCAATGCAGTTTTTACTTTAACGAATATAGccatatacaaaaataatagaCATATACGCCACTACTACATATTTATATGCGAAAGGCAATTAGGAATTTTAAAGTGCTACTAGCTTCATAACGAATCAGataagttttccatttttgtaaatttttaaataaacatatttatatagagTCttcatacatgtatgtatctGAATATACTATAAAACGCGCATTAATCAAAAGCGTTAAACTCGTATTTAAACAACTAATCATAAACTACAACTAGTCAACCACTCGAATAAACACTGATTATTACGAAAGGAAAGTATAAACATATTGTCTATAAATGCATGTCGCCAATATAAGAATTTACtaaagaatttaataaagtataacaagtaaattgaaaatgttacCACcttctagttttttttttaaattttgggaTTTTAGTTGACCAGAGCTGCCAACCTGCGCCACCTGAGGGCAAGGCACCAGCACGCCACCTGGCGGTGATACTTCCAGGGGAACTTacatattcaaattaaaagacGTTGCGAGTGCTTTTCATTTGCTCattaaatacacttttaatgtttattaaccTCTCAGAAAATCGTTTTACATTATTCGTATAATTGTCACTTATGTGTAGCAGCAACTTTAAACTTAAAGCATTGAGTCTGCCTATAATTattgctttgtttgtttgaatTCGTTTGTTAGCTTACGTTTCACTTGTTAGATTCGCCCTCTTTTTCGCCTTCCGTCGACTGGGTGGTGTAAATTATTGACACTACTAAAACGCATTACTCATAATTGTTCGCATTGCTAGGATTAAAATAGACCGACGCTCGAAAGGTTGCTATCGTATAGTTAAGTTGGTTGTATACCCGCCCTAATGCTTAGCTCCTAGGGTACACGTACTCGTAATAAATATTGCGGTTTCTAATAATATTCAATACTCGGGGAGCTCAATAAATACTTGAGGTTAATATTGCGCACTCAATTGACATAAATGATATAAACCCAATCCAATTCGAATTCTTACTACGTGTTCATGTACGTGATTCGTTGCAGCAGCGATTTGCCAGGAGACTGTATTGGTTTTCACACTTGTCCAACTTGAATTCGGGTCTCTAACTATAGTACTAGTACCCATCAGCAAGAAATGAGTGGTTGAGTTTCGTTCACAACTATGCACAGATTGGAGCTTTAACTAGGCTTACACTACCACTAGCTCGCTAGCTTGccaaaattaacaaattgcaTATCTAAAAGTTCAACTAGGAAGAGATTAGCTTATAGGTGTTCTTATTGTAGAATTTTCGACGAGGTACAAAGTTGTACGTACGAGTATTTGAAAATAAGATGTGTTGTCGTAAGCACAATGAGGTACATGTGTATCAACATCATTCAAATCATCATTACAATTActcattattcattattcatGTATCGTTATCAATTACTCGTTATCCATTGCGCAGCCATATTGCAACTGTATATCCAAGAGATTAGCGTGAATCCGAAGACTTGGTTCCGAACCATCCTgacatcctgccatcctgtcATCCTGTCATCCTATCGTCCTGCCATCCTGTCGTTCGTCTCGTCACGTCTCGTCCCAGTAATAATATAACCTTAATGCTTAATACCACAGTCGAAGTAAGTACTATATGTAAATACACACATACagttcatatatgtatggcCTATACCTACAcctagatatacatatgtatattgttaCTACATCATCTTCGCTCTCTTATACACGGTATATTCAAGTAGCGTTCGTCCCCGCCCCACTGCATCCATGGATCTCTGTCTGGTCTCATCCGGGGACTTGGACGCGCCGCCTCCGCCAGGCGATGGGCGCGATGAGGGCGCGGATCAAGTGCGTCCGGGCCCGCCGCCTGGCCAGGATTATCCAAGGCAAGGGCAGCAGCACTAGCGGCAGCAGCCAATAAGCGGGTCATAGCTCCACGTGACCCAGAGCCTGCTCCGTGGCATTGGCGGCCGTGTGGCAGGTCTGCGTCGACATCCACTCGAAGTCCTTGATGGTGGCCTAAGGACAAATAAATATGAGTAACATAAGCACTTGCTCCACGATCCCCGCCAGAAGGGACGATCTCCACCAGGACACAGCCTTAATCCCTGCTGTATCCCACCCACCTTGTGCATGGAGTAAACTGCCACGACGACCAGCACGTGCATTATGTTGTGGGAGTTCAGATAGAAGTCCACCACTCCGGGGAACCACTTCTCGGGGATTCGCATCGCTCCGATGGCACCGCCCAGTATGGAGACGCCGTCCTGGAACAGAGGGTTAATCAGCAAATTAGCGAACCGGATTCGAAAGCGGATTGGTGTCTTGTGTCCGCTGGGAAAAGTGCAAAGCGGCTCTGTCCATTTACTcgaatgtacatatgtatgaaaaTGTGACTTACAACTTCAACCTATGCGCACCGAGAGAGGCCAGCCAAAAACGTACAGTTATAGAAAATAGCAGTTAGTCAATTGGAAAGCCCGGACATACGCACCTGCAGGTAGACATGGGAAAGGGCCATGTGACTGCCGCCGACCATTCCACGGATGCGCAGGAAGGTCAGGATGGAGCGCATGGCGAACGGCAGGGCGAAACACAAGCGACGCTGCCAGGGTGAGCTGGCCGTTAGAGCCTGTCGGGGATTAAGGATCGTTCAGAGAGGATTCCGCATCAACTGCAAGTGGCACTCACCTTGTAGAGGCCCCACAGCGAAAGCACACAGTAGGAAACAATGATGAGCCACTTGAGCACGGGGGGGAAGCACAGAGTGGTGGCTGTGACCAGGGGCAGGGCACCTGGAAATAGAAACCGGAGAGCGGAAGAGATAGTTAGCACACACAGTCTGCCCGCCGATAAGACGGCCCAGTCGGAAAACAAAGCTCGATCGCGATGGAACGCCTCCCAGCTTCCGCTTGCCTAATCTTTGTCACCTTGGCCGTCGGTTCAGCGGCCGTCCAGGGTGGTGTCTTCAAGGAGCTAACGACGCCCCTGGGCCAGCAGATCATGCGGATCGCCAAGTCGGCGGAGATGCGCTCCTTTATGGACACCTCTGTGCGTCCCTGCGACGATTTCTACGGCTATGCCTGCGGGAATTATGCGGCAATAAATGCGGCCACCTCGAAGAAAGACACCAGTATCCGCCAGCTTATGTTTGCCAACTATCTGCGTCGGGTGAGGCAGGTGCTCAACGAGCCCCGGATAAGTACAGATCGGCCGATGGAGGTGCGCGTCAAGTATTTCTACGAATCCTGCCTGGACACAGCGGCTTTGCGGACGAAACAGCGATCCCATCTACTCGGTGTTCTAAGGGAGTTTGGTGGAATGCCGGCGGTGGAGGGCAAGTCCTGGGACTACGTCGGTTTTGACGCCCTCGAGCTGATGGCTCAGTTGCTGCGACGCTACGGAAAGTTGACTCTACTGGGTGTCTATGTGGTTCCGGATCACTACAACTCCCAAATTAAACGCCTTCAGTTGGGCCAAAGGCTCGATCTCTTTGAGAGCGATGAGTTGGCCAATCTCTCAAAGAAGTTCGCGCTGAAGATGCGTCTGCGGAACCTCCTGGGTCTGTCGGAGGAGCGAGCTGGAAAGACTGCTGAGGAGATCATCGAACTGGAGTCCGAACTGTCGCGTAGTACGTTCGACCATAGAATTAACCGCGATCCGCGACTGATGCGCCGACTGACCACGCTGTCCGACATGAGCGATGCCTACGGACCGATTCTTAACGTGACTCGTTTTGTGACCTCCTGGCTGGGTTCCGAGTACAATCTACCGGTTTTCGAGTCGGTGCCCAGCTACCTTTTCCAGGTGAAGAAGATCCTGCTGAGCACTCCCAACCATGTGCTGGCCAACTATATGCTGTCCAGTCTGTTGACCGACTTCGAGATCACGGCGAatgaggagcagcagaaaacAATCTGTCACGAGCGGATCACCGAACTGTTTCCCGATGTGGTGGACCATATGGTGTACCACTCACTGGAGCAGCAAAGTCCGCACATAGCCAACGAGATGAGGAGTCTGTGGGTGGAGCTGAAGAACTCCTTCGAGGAAATGCTCAGTTCCCCGAACATTGAATGGCTGGAGGAGCGTACACGTGTGGAATTACTGGAAAAACTCAAGGGTATGTACTTCGAGATAGCCGGCGGCCAGGCGGTCAACTTTGAGGAGCTGTACGGCGATCTGGTGGTCAGCTCCGCCGATTATTACGGCAATGTGCAACGCCTGCTGGAGGTGAAGGCCAGCAATCTCCGTGCGGATCTAATGCGGGAGTCCAGCAGCATAAACTACTACTACGGCGTAACCGAGACTCCAATCTACGAGACAGAAACCAATCTTGTGGTGCTGCCGGTCAGCTATATGCAGCATCGCTATCTCTGGGACGATATTTATCCGGCTGCTCTTATGTACGGCACCTTGGGTTTCACGCTGGCTCACGAGATGGCCCACGGATTCGATGATCTCAACCGGCTCTACGACAGCAAGGGAAACCTCAACGACAACTGGAGCGCCCAGACCAAGGTGGGTTTCGAGCTGGTCAAGAATTGCCTGGCTGACCAGTTCAGTGGTATGCGGTACGGCAACTTGCGACTGCGTAGATTGGAGTCACAAGCTGAGAGTATAGCGGACAATGTGGGCATTCGCATTGCGCAGTCGGCGTACCGGAAGTGGTTGGATCAAGTAACGGTGGAGGAAACGGAAAGCCTGCCGCACATGACGCAGTCGCCGGATCAGCTTTTCTTCCTCAGCGCAGCCCAGTTCATGTGCTCGGATATCTATCCAGAAAGAAGAGCAAACTTTGTGCGACACAATCTCCATCCGCCATACGAGGCCAGGGTATTCGCCATGATGATCAACAGCCCAGCCTTCGCCGAGGCATTCCAGTGCAGCAACTCGACCAAGATGAATCCCCCAAACAAGTGCCTGATGTATTGAGATTTCCCCACGTCTAGCTGATTAcgcgtatatgtatatatgtactgAATTAAATAGTTCCGCTTCCCAGGCATTGGGTCATTAACTGATTATCATTGCGCTTGTACTCACCAAAGCTCTGGCTCACCCAGATCCCGACCATGTCCAACTTGAGCAGCGTGTAGTAGACGTTCTCGCCCTTCTCGATGTTCATGAACAGGTGGTAGACGAAGCTGCCGCACCAGGGAGCCACCGACCCGAAGACGTGGCAGAAGGACAGGAACTTGTAGCCACTGTCCCAGGGCATCAGTCCGGGCACGATGGCCAGGATGTAGAAGATGGGTATGGCTGGAATGGTAAGATGAGCGAGGGTAAAACTTCAAGAACCATTCAATACAGGGAGCTAGTAGCTGACCAACCAAAA is a window encoding:
- the LOC122622530 gene encoding dedicator of cytokinesis protein 3; its protein translation is MWIPSNNKYGVAIHNWHGEVRFGLALDVGDSVDIVEECKHWYRGSCPRKSRAVGLFPKTYIHIKDLSKIDPVVAECTQVLREWSEIWKRLYVDREAYKFQTLRKVMFSILESRRELLSATMTQDQTLELQMVVVSKIDWGNRKLGLDLVPRDGPLAVDPHGIGIVKLYNVHVSSADNAKASSSRGTLRRKTQRKILTHHLYFCMRDFGHRIGGDDAEVYFFLYDGSHMRPLSERFLVKISKDGFSNYIERLHSNCTVFTDLGAADLNEELHLVAVVMRVGKIIQSDSIKKIEKGGTLGHGPTFRRPFGVGVLSLADIAHFDSSLEQSSDEREYNFKLFQCEEKDFHLLPELIIKKSSGKYSPIQTSQGTQGIVVSLKLLHGGLGQARQEQPLLFQGSTITRKMGFPDVIMPGDVRNDLFLTLERGEFERGGKNTGKNILVTVVVLDVAGNVLTDCLWGASGMESQPQYRSMILYHQNAPSWNEMLRLSVPIDKFSTAHVRFEFRHCSTRDKTEPKLFAFSFARLMDTGGATLGDGQHELYVYKCEDPAKLQASNYLRLQCRPRDAQAKMDCGGCFSRSSKEVFVLRSLLCSTKLTQNADLLSLLQWRTYPETIQDSLTGVLRLNDEELVKFLQDVLDALFAMFSNEEGNSTQHSGLVFHVLVSIFSLLQSNKFQHFRPVMNEYIENHFAAALVYKGLITSVEHMAVFMTKAEHPDPFQKCFGSLEYIFKLLIQSRKLFARATGGQYEDSFKRDLHSLFTALNGMLAVPSYDVIIPTQEALLNSTGVVLEQLKDTLPAPELGMLARNMLDAIPRGAPIRLIQAKLHAVKDLVSGELFHEDDSRTVVLSVACKHLRMHLSRRDELRLCAEILSEILSQLYDLQKEQRDKVTNTLQHDLDSLCKNILGILIRTISIIMEGSNAVLPQLVSCLLGLLQLLDETHYKRYWDELSPNKDPRDLKEFLSKSLLVYEELLTQDWHVFPNDWLVMKLAANDVLRMSLEEFAKPLVYRFLGPQAFDSQLWWSYFSLAVAFLTQPSLQLEQYREPKRLKILHSHGDMRVLMGFQILSMWSQLGEQKLHFIPSMVGPFLEVTLVPEPALRKATLSVFYDMMQCEQAARGSFRLVESELIDKLDLLISENKGDDEYRELFSTILLEKVQVENPNWKEAGIAFIASVTRLLERLLDYRSVMQGEENRDKRMTCTVNLLNFYKNEINRKEMYLRYIYKLHNLHLQAENYTEAGFTLKLYASMLSWDRETQSFAPFDNSGQPEWQRKERLYHEILKYFDKGKCWEKGIPLCKELAQLYETRRFDYNKLSEILIQEAKFFQNILTQLRPEPEYFRVGFYGMGLPLFVRNKQFVYRGLEYERIGAFTQRLQTEFPSAQILGNNSPPDNAILNAPEQYIQISNVRPVGDAQALKTAMVPVPEKIARFYEVNDVTRFIYDRPMYKGTVDKDNEFKSLWIERTILEIASPLPGILRWYEVKQKTMQELTPVEYACEIISNAGKELSELIVQYKRDPKRNINPFSMRLQGTIDANVMGGISKYQEAFFSEQFLKSPQGAGQQANVQRLKVLILEQIQILEQALELHGQLAPSGVQPLHNRLLERFSQLKQSLSGMGRLKRQHSESIVNTPLPPLPTEQRVAQATASSSVNANAHSNYVYDLDEIYTRPGDTVRPVDPLSSYQTLSKESLSIPLEDAAAPPVPNRPRSQNFMANGSIDSPEVPPKRQPTLNSPNAPPLPPRGITPDKRASNPLIFNDFGSGDAVGRRHSQQQQQHGHKYSVVDISYDDPEADQQPHSLPPNFQDGSGGHLSVCFAPNDFRDSGISTTSSRELNHMNLNNLSEDSSSISTITVQHREHCRISSNGSLDYNATASMNITQRESSTSSFDVEDFPVPPPPIPPKSLAVSSNGVNISVDEAHSPHPSTQANTTQLNHSQNPNQYHSTNSHHHQQQQNGDGDGYSTLQHPVNGLGLATLPPPPPAVEAPLPASAIASSSSSHQHDGGTF
- the LOC122622091 gene encoding progestin and adipoQ receptor family member 4 isoform X2 translates to MDTAAAAAAAVVVDLKPDQQLLGSSTKARIVGGTTACDCLGSTVETMSLTPPPTPPTRATDGHVEACGAPGIPSAPVETHSLNGVKSKEAPETATASTEPTQPDMPATSSTSSPKASTTPTSALLGSGSATGSVVPAAEHPPAAASSVPSSSSGSSTSSSSSSGSEENVVQLLPWQDMPTYLQFNPYVLRGYRPLQTFKGCLLSLFYWHNETINILTHAIPIFYILAIVPGLMPWDSGYKFLSFCHVFGSVAPWCGSFVYHLFMNIEKGENVYYTLLKLDMVGIWVSQSFGALPLVTATTLCFPPVLKWLIIVSYCVLSLWGLYKALTASSPWQRRLCFALPFAMRSILTFLRIRGMVGGSHMALSHVYLQDGVSILGGAIGAMRIPEKWFPGVVDFYLNSHNIMHVLVVVAVYSMHKATIKDFEWMSTQTCHTAANATEQALGHVEL
- the LOC122622091 gene encoding progestin and adipoQ receptor family member 4 isoform X1; translation: MDTAAAAAAAVVVDLKPDQQLLGSSTKARIVGGTTACDCLGSTVETMSLTPPPTPPTRATDGHVEACGAPGIPSAPVETHSLNGVKSKEAPETATASTEPTQPDMPATSSTSSPKASTTPTSALLGSGSATGSVVPAAEHPPAAASSVPSSSSGSSTSSSSSSGSEENVVQLLPWQDMPTYLQFNPYVLRGYRPLQTFKGCLLSLFYWHNETINILTHAIPIFYILAIVPGLMPWDSGYKFLSFCHVFGSVAPWCGSFVYHLFMNIEKGENVYYTLLKLDMVGIWVSQSFGALPLVTATTLCFPPVLKWLIIVSYCVLSLWGLYKALTASSPWQRRLCFALPFAMRSILTFLRIRGMVGGSHMALSHVYLQVEVDGVSILGGAIGAMRIPEKWFPGVVDFYLNSHNIMHVLVVVAVYSMHKATIKDFEWMSTQTCHTAANATEQALGHVEL